In the Deltaproteobacteria bacterium genome, one interval contains:
- a CDS encoding DUF433 domain-containing protein, with translation MKFTRITVDPLQMGGVPCIRGLRIPVATIVDTVAEGIGAKEIIKLYPDLEPEDIREALRYAAEAVRERELPLVVHG, from the coding sequence ATGAAGTTTACTCGTATTACTGTGGATCCTCTACAGATGGGAGGTGTACCGTGTATCCGTGGTTTACGAATTCCTGTGGCTACGATTGTGGATACAGTTGCTGAGGGGATAGGTGCAAAAGAGATTATTAAGCTATATCCAGATCTGGAACCCGAGGATATTCGAGAAGCCTTACGTTACGCCGCTGAAGCTGTGCGCGAGCGCGAGCTTCCTCTGGTGGTCCATGGATGA